One segment of Cytophagia bacterium CHB2 DNA contains the following:
- a CDS encoding pyrroloquinoline quinone biosynthesis protein PqqB → MFSLIFIALACNLAIAQQPVVNNKTQPFLLVLGIAQDGGVPQAGTKHHPGWEDARSKRRVVCLALIDPATNERWLIEATPDFREQLHLLDVAAPVEKSPGLDGIFLTHAHMGHYTGLMFLGHESLGAKNVPVFAMPRMHGYLSKNGPWDQLVRYQNIDLKLLQHDVAVQLNDHLSITPFLVPHRQEYSEVVGFRITGPNRSVLFIPDIDKWELWDEQGTRIEDMIASVEVAYLDGTFYANGEIPGRDMSTFPHPFITHSMQRFQTLPDAERAKVRFIHLNHTNPALLLESEARRTIKKNGFRVAQEGERVEL, encoded by the coding sequence ATTTTCTCATTGATCTTCATTGCCCTTGCCTGCAACCTCGCGATCGCACAACAACCTGTTGTTAATAACAAGACTCAACCCTTTCTCCTCGTGCTCGGCATCGCCCAAGATGGCGGCGTGCCGCAAGCCGGAACCAAACATCATCCCGGTTGGGAGGATGCGCGCAGCAAGCGCCGCGTCGTTTGCCTCGCCCTGATCGATCCCGCCACCAACGAGCGCTGGCTTATCGAAGCCACGCCTGATTTCCGCGAACAATTGCATCTGCTGGATGTCGCAGCGCCGGTGGAAAAATCGCCCGGACTCGACGGCATTTTTCTCACCCACGCCCACATGGGACATTACACCGGCTTGATGTTTCTCGGCCATGAATCGCTGGGCGCGAAAAATGTTCCAGTGTTTGCCATGCCCAGAATGCACGGTTATCTCAGCAAGAATGGGCCCTGGGATCAACTCGTGCGCTATCAGAACATTGATTTGAAATTATTGCAGCATGATGTTGCCGTACAGTTGAATGATCATCTCTCGATTACGCCATTCCTTGTTCCGCATCGCCAGGAGTATTCCGAAGTTGTAGGTTTCCGCATTACTGGGCCAAATCGTTCCGTGCTGTTCATCCCGGATATTGATAAATGGGAATTGTGGGATGAGCAGGGCACCCGCATAGAGGATATGATTGCCTCAGTCGAAGTCGCATATCTTGACGGCACTTTTTACGCCAATGGCGAAATTCCCGGCCGCGATATGTCTACTTTTCCGCATCCGTTTATCACCCACAGCATGCAACGTTTCCAAACGCTGCCCGACGCTGAACGCGCAAAGGTCCGGTTCATTCATCTCAATCACACGAATCCTGCTTTGCTACTGGAAAGTGAGGCGCGCCGGACAATTAAGAAAAACGGTTTTCGCGTGGCGCAGGAGGGGGAAAGGGTGGAGTTGTAG